The Deinococcus aquaticus genomic interval CCCCCTGACCTGCCCGGCGACCCGAACGGAGACGGCCGCCCGCCGGTCACGCCGGACCTGCTGCGTCAGCTGGAGGCGCTGGGCGGGCAGCTGGTCTGGCGTATCGGGAAGGACGAGGCCAGCGACGACGTGATCGTCCGGCTGGGCTTCGCGTCCGCCACGCCCCGCTTCGCGCACCTCTCAAGGCTGCGCAGCGCCGGGGACGCCGAGTTGCAGGCCGCACTGGCCGAGGACCGCATCGTGATCGAATGGGTGGACTGACCCCGGCCCCAGCCCGGAGCGGCGCGTGAT includes:
- a CDS encoding DUF3248 domain-containing protein, whose translation is MSADLPPDLPGDPNGDGRPPVTPDLLRQLEALGGQLVWRIGKDEASDDVIVRLGFASATPRFAHLSRLRSAGDAELQAALAEDRIVIEWVD